The genomic DNA TAACGCAGAGGAAATAGCCCAGCTGAATAAGCAAAAAGTTAAAGGAAATAGAATACTTTAGAATGAGGAGGGATGAATTTTGCTTTTACAAGTAAAGGATGTCAGTAAGTCTTTCTCAGGCGTTCAAGTTTTACATAATATTAATTTAGACGTTGAAGAAGGTGAAGTACATGTTTTATTGGGAGAAAACGGTGCAGGTAAATCAACGATTATTAAAATCTTGACCGGTGCCTACACAAAAGATACAGGCGAAGTTTGGTGGGATGGAAAAGTTTTGAATGTAACTAAACCCAAAGATGCGATTGATGCAGGAATAGCAACGATTTACCAAGAGTTAAACCTCATTCCAGAATTATCGGTGATGGAAAACATCTTTTTAGGACATGAAAAGAAAAAAGGGAATAAGTATTCCCTTTTGGATCGTAGACAAATGAGAAAAGATTCAATGGTATTAATGGAAAGGCTCGGTCAAAAAGTTGATCCCGATGAACTAATTGGGAGTTTAGGTGTTGGACAACAACAATTAGTCGAAATAGCGAAAGCGCTTTCCCTTAATGCTAGATTAATTATTATGGATGAGCCAACTTCTAGTCTTAGTGCAAGGGAAGCAGAGGAATTATTATTGACAATTGAAAGACTTCAAAAAGAAGGAATCACGTTTATCTACATCTCACATCGTCTGGAAGAAATAAAACGGATTGGTAATCGAATTACGGTGTTACGAGATGGTGCAAATGTACAAACAGTACCAGTTGAAACAACTTCTATTGATCAAATGATTACATTAATGGTTGGAAGATCGTTAGATAACAAGTTTCCTAAAGTAAAATTTGAAAAAGGGAACGAAGGATTGAAAGTGGAAAACTTGAAACTTACGCCTGAATCAGAACCTATTAACTTTACCGCATACCAGGGAGAAATTTTAGGTATTTCTGGTCTTGTAGGTGCAGGACGAACCGAGGTGGTTAGAGCGATATTTGGTGCTGATCCAAAGTTCTCTGGAAATACGTATATATTCGGTGAAAAGACAAATATTCGTCATCCCAAAGATGCGATTGATGCAGGGATTGCGTTTATTACTGAAGATAGAAAAGAAGAAGGATTATTTTTAGATCAATCGCTTATTTTCAATAAAACAATTGCTAAATTGAACCGTGTTAAAAATAAAGGTTTAATTAGCACGAATGCTCAACAAAAGGTTGCAGACAACTATGTACAGGAATTAAAAATTAGACCAAATAATATCCATTTGCTCGCACGAAACTTAAGCGGTGGTAATCAGCAAAAAGTCGTTATAGCGAAGTGGTTATTTACTGAAGCGAAAGTATTCATTTTTGATGAACCGACAAGGGGAATTGATGTAGGTGCAAAAGTCGAGGTATATAACCTAATTAATAAGTTAGTAGAGTCGGGTGTTTGTGTCATTATCATCTCGTCGGAATTACCTGAAATTTTAGGTATTTCCGACAGGATATTAGTTATGCATGAAGGTGCAATCACGGGTGACTTAATGCGCGATGAAGCAGATCAGGAAAAAATTATGAAAGCTGCAACGGGAGGATGATTATTTGTGGAAAATGTTACGAGTACGGCAGGGGGAAAAGAGATCCCTCAACAAGATAAACAAGTGAGAAAATGGAGTTTGAAAACAGCACTTAATAAGTTTGGCCCGTTATTTGGATTACTTGGTCTGTCAGGTATTCTTGCGGTACTCTCGCCAAGTTTTTTACAAATGGATAACCTGATGAACATTGCTAGACAATCGTCCATTAATGCACTGTTAGCTCTGGGCATGCTATTGCCTATATTAACAGCAGGAATTGATCTTTCAGTTGGTTCAATTCTTGCGGTCTCAATTGTTGTTGCTGGTTTGGTATCAGTAACTTGGGGAATGCCACCACTTATCGGTTTGATTGTTTGTTTGGCAGTTGGGGCGATTGCCGGACTTATAAACGGGCTTTTACTAACTAAACTACGTTTACCTCATCCGTTTATATCTACACTTGGAACGATGAATGTTTTCCGTGGATTAGCGTTAATCTTAACTGGTGCTTCACCTATTTTTGGTTTTTCATACTTAATGAACTATGCGGGACAGGAAAGTATTGGTTTGATTCCTATAAGTTTCATATTAGTTCTCATTGTCTATGTCATTTTCCATATCTTCCTTACCAGATCGTCTACAGGAAGATATATATATGCGATTGGAGGCAACAAGGAGGCTGCACGTTTATCAGGAATTCCGGTTGATCGTGTGTTAATTATTGTTTATACATTGAGCGGTTTTATGGCAGCGCTTGGCGGTTTGATATTGATAGGTCGTACAAACTCTGCTTCACCTATTGCCGGGCTAACATATGAATTGGACGCTATTGCGGCTGTTATTATTGGTGGTGCAAGCTTTCTTGGAGGCGTAGGAACTGTATGGGGAACACTGATTGGTGTATTGATTATTGCGGTTCTGCGTAATGGATTAAATTTATTGGGTACTACCTCTGATCTACAAACTATTGTAATTGGTGCGGTGATTGTATTAGCAGTATATGTTGACGTTTTACGTAGGAAGAAAGGTTCGAAGTAGTGTGTGTGCCACACTACTTTATTGAAAAAAATGGAGGCGGAAAAATGAGGGATTATGTTAGATGGGGAATTTTAAGTACAGCTAGAATTGCGCAAGAAGAGCTTTTACCAGCTTTTTTGGATGCTAAAAACGCAGTTGTAACAGCAATAGCAAGTTCAAATGAGCGAGTTGGATCAATTGCTGAAAAATTTGGGATTCAAAAAATCTATTCTACTTATGAGGATTTATTGGACGATGAAGAAATTGATGCGGTATATATACCTTTGCCAAATCACTTACACCGAGAATGGGTAGAAAAGGCAGCAGAAAAAGGCAAGCATATTTTATGTGAAAAGCCGGCGGCATTAACGAAAAAAGAAGTGGAAGAGATGGTTGAGTTTTGTAATCAACGAAAAGTTATCTTTTTAGAAGCTTTCATGTATCAATTTCATCCACAGCATGAAAGGGTAAAGGAAATCATTGAATCAGGAGAAATCGGTGAAGTGAAGTTGATGCGGGCAAGTTTTTCATTTTTATTAGAGGGAACTGAAACGGATATCCGGACGCAGCGGGCTTTGGGGGGCGGAAGTTTATATGATGTAGGTTGTTATTGTCTACATTCAATAGTGAATATTACCGGTTCAGAAATTGATGAAGTTTTCGTATCGGCTCGGATAGATCCTAAATACGAAGTTGATATGTCAGTACAAGGAATAGCAAATTTAGACAATGGCATAAAAGCCATGTTTGACGTTTCACTAGAGCAAGTTAGAAGACATCAATATGAAATAGTTGGAACGAAAGGAGCAATTGCTGTACCACGTGCCTACGCACCACAATTATTTGGTGATGAAGGATTGATCATCGTTAGCACAGCTAAAGGTGAAGTCAGACAAGAAAGTATTGTAGGACAACAGTATAAGTTGCAAATAGAAAAAATATCCAAATGGATATTATCTGGTGATGATATAAATGCCGAAAAGCACTATGCACAAAAAACAATTTATAACATACAAGCAATTGAAGCTTGTTTTAGATCAATTGAAAAAGGAACATTTGTAAAAGTAGCAGCCGAATAAATACTTACCTGTAAACATGACTTTGAAACATTAATAGAGCCAAGAGGGGGAATGTATTTTATGAAGATGATTAGAAAGAAAATATTAGTTTTGACACTTTGTTCTGTACTTTTTTTGTTTGCGGCCTGTAATTCTGGTGAAAAAGACAACACTAGTGAAACTAAAAAATCTGACGAATCATATAAGTTCGGAGTCGTATTAATGACGTTGAACTCGGAGTATTGGAAAATTCAAATGGCTGGAGCGAAAGATGCAGCAGAAGAACTTGGTGTTGAGGTTTCATTTTTAGGACCGCCGGAGGAAACGCAATTTGAACAACAAGTAAAAATGGTGGAAGATCATATAGCTACTGGCGCAGATGCACTTATCGTTGCTGCAAGTCAACCTGACGCTATGGTTTCAGTATTAAAGAATGCGCACACAAAAAAAATACCAGTAGTAATTGCAGATGCAGACGTTAACTTTGATGATAAAGTGACTTTTATTGGCACAGAAAATTATGATGCTGCAAAATTAGGTGGAGAATATTTAGACGAATTATTAAATGCTGGAGATAAGGTAGCGATTATTAGAGGACAGTCTGGAAGCAAGCTTCATGATGAAAGGACTAAAGGATTTCAGGATGTTTTGAAAGATAAAAACATTGAATTTATCGTTCAAGATGCCCAAAGTGATCGGGTTAAGGCGGTTAATATTATGGAGAATATACTAACATCTAACCCAGATATTAAAGCAGTCTTTGCTACATCGGACGAAATGGCGCTTGGTGCTTACACAGCATTGGAAAATAAAAAAGCAACAGATATTCACCTTATTGGATTTGATGGAACACCTGATGGATTACAAGCAGTTCAAGAGGGAAAGATGCTTGCAAACGTAGCGCAGAATCCATACCAAATTGGTTATCAATCAGTACAATCAGCATACAAAGCAAAAAAAGGTGAAGAAGTAGAGAAAAGAATTGATTCGGGTGTACTTGTTATAACAAAAGATAATGTTGAAGAAGAAATTAAAAAAGTAAACGGTTATTTAAATAACATGCCTTAAACTTATTTTATTGGAGGCAATGATATGGAGTATTCAATTTGTAGTTGGACGTTTGGGAATGCGGCTATTGATAAAGTCATGCGTTTTGTAAAAAAGACAGGCTATGATGCTATAGAAATACAAGCTAGTCAAGCGATTCAATATTCGAAACTTATCACTCGATTATCCAAGGAATTAGATCTTAAAGTTAGTGGATTAACGGGGGACGCTGATTGGCCAAATGAACACAAAGATTTAGCTAATCGCAATCACTTAGAAAGAAATAAGGCTATCGAATATTTTAAGAAACAAATTCAAGCAACTAGTCTAATTCAAGGGAAATATCTGGTTGTTTGCCCTTCTGCAGTAGGAAAATCTGCACAGATGGGACAGGGATCAGAAGATTGGAATTGGGCAATTGACTCCGTTTGCCAGTTGTCAAAAATGGCAGATCAGGTAGGTATTGAATTGATTATCGAGCCACTTAATCGATATGAGAGCTGTATTGTGAATACAGCAGATGATGCAAGGCGTTTTGTAAAGGAAATAAATCATCCTAAAGTTAAAACGTTGATTGATACGTACCATATGAACATAGAAGAAGTTGATATGGTTAGTCCAGTTCAGAAAGTAATTGATATATTGTCTATCGTGCATGTGGCTGATAGTAATCGTCGAAGTCTTGGAAGAGGACAAATTGCATTCGCGCCATTTTTTACAGAGTTACAAAGGTTAAAATTTAAAGGAACTATTGTTGTAGAATGCAGTGCCCCTGGTGCGGATCCTTTTTTAGCTGAAAAGGACAATATGGACTGGATATATACTTATGCAGAAGAATCTCTAGCGTTTTTAAAGAAGAGTTTTGAAGATAATTAACCTTTTAAGGAGGGGGTACATTTGTTAGCAGGTGTATTTGAAGAAATAGGCAGTTTAGTTTTAGAAGAACGAGAAGATCCAACGTTGCAAACAGAGCTAGATGTAAAGATTAGAGTAGAAGCAGCTAGTATATGCGGTACCGATGTTCATATTTTGGCGGATCCGCCGGGTCATCCAGCAACAGCAGGCGTTGTTCAAGGTCATGAATATATCGGAGAAATTGTTGAAATTGGTAAAGACGTAAAAAATGTTGTGATAGGAGATCGAGTAGTAGTTGATCCAACGACAGTATGTGGATTTTGTCATTACTGTCAAACTGGACAACAGAATATGTGTGAAAATAGTTCATCGATAGGTATTTTTATTGATGGTGGTTGGACTTCTTATAGTGTTGTCCCAGCAAGAAATGTTCATAAGATTTCAAAAGAAGTCCCTGCTGAAATAGCGGTATTGGCTGAACCTTTGTCTTGTGTTATTAATGGAAGTGAAAAAGTAAATGTCCAACCGGGCGACAGTGTTGTTATTTTAGGTGCTGGTCCAATGGGGCAAATTTTTACCCAGGTGCTTAAAGCAGCGGGTGCCGGAAGGATTATATGTGTAGACTATTCAGATTACCGATTAGATTATTCACTAAAATCGGGAGCTACTCATACAGTCAATCCGAAAAATCAAGATGTTTTTCAGGTCGTAATCGAAGAAACTGGTATTGGTGCAGATGTTGTCATAGATTGCGTAGGATCGTTATTTGATCAAGCAATGACTTTAGTTAGAAAAGGTGGACAGATTTTACTAGTTGGGATGAATGAACATGCGCAGCCATTAATTAAACAATACGATATTACAAGAAATGAAATAACAGTTCAGGGTACATTTATTCAAAATAATGATTTCCCAAAGGTTATCAAAATTTTAGAAGCAAATTTGCTAAATTTAAAAGAGCTCATTACTCACAAGGTTACATTAAGTAATATACATGAAGGAATTGAGACGATGAAAAAAGGAGAAGCGATTAAGATAATTGTCTATCCAGAAGAAAAGTAACATAGAGAATTGATCGGGTGGAAAATAATTATGAGGAAAAAACAATTTATAACATACAAGCAATTGAAGCTTGTTTTAGATCAATTGAAAAAGGAGAATTTGTAAAAGTAGCAACCGAATAAATGTTTACCAGCAAATACGACGTTGAAACACAATAGAGCCGAGAAGGGAATGGATTTCATGAAGATGACTAAAAAAAAAATGTTGTTTTTGGCACTGTGTTCTGTACTTTTGTTGTTGGCGGCTTGTAATAATGGTGGTGAGAAAAATAGTTCAAATGGATCTGGGGAATTAGAGGGAGATGAGTCATATAAATTCGGCTTTATATTAAAGACGATAAATTCAGAGTACTGGAAAGTTCTAATGGCTGGTGCAAATGATGCAGCAAAAGAACTTGGTGTTGAGGTTTCATTTTTAGGACCACAGGAAGAAACACAATTTGAGCAACAGATAAAAATGGTAGAAGATAATGTGGCTAATGGGATCGATGCGATTGTCATTGCGGCAAGTCAACCGGACGCTATGATTACAGCATTAAGTAACGCTCATAAAAAAGACATACCAGTTGTAATTGCCGATACAGACGTTGACTTTGAGGATAAAGTTACTTTTATCGGAACGAAAAATTTTGATGCTGGAAAACTAGGTGGAGAATATTTAAGTGAATTATTAAACGATGGGGATAAAGTAGCGATTATTAGAGGACCATTTGGAAGTGAGACTCATGAAGAACGCACTAAAGGTTTTCAAGAGGCCTTGGAAGGTAAAAATATTGAATTTATTATCCAAGATGCAGAAAGCGATCGGGTCAAGGCAGTTAACGTTATGGAAAATATACTAACATCTAATCCAGATGTTAAAGCAGTCTTTGCAACAGCAGATGAGATGGCGCTTGGTGCACACACGACATTGAAGAATAAAAATGCAAAGCATGTTCTTCTCGTTGGGTTTGATGGAACGCCGGATGGATTACAAGCAGTTCTAAAAGGTGATATGGCCGCAAACGTATCGCAAAATCCATACCAAATCGGTTATGAATCAGTATACGCAGCATATAAAGCGAAAAAAGGTGAGGAAGTAGAGAAAAGAATTGACTCTGGTACAGCCGTTATAACGAAAGAAAATGTAGAGGAAGAAATTGGGAGACTGAACAACTATATAAATAAATAAAAATCCTTAAATCCGATTTAGTTGAAGGAAACGAAATGATGAAAAAAGGAAAGCAGTTAAAATAACTGTCTATCCAGAAGAAAAATAAAGAATGGATCAAGAGGAGAGTAATTATGGAGAAAAAACAACTTATTACAATGTTAGTTTCCTGTGTGGCCGTTTTATTGTTTTTAGTTGGTTGTAGTAAAGGGGCTGCTGAAGGAAATAAAAAGGATAACGGTACAGACAATAGTGGGAAACCTAAAGTAGCAGTTGTTTTGAAAGGTATAAATCAAGAATATTTTAAGTTAGCAGAAGCGGGAGCTAAGCAAGCATTTGAAGACTTTGATGTAGACGGTACATTTTTGGCGGCAGCTTCTGAGGTTGAAGCTGAAAAACTTATTAATATTCTTGAAGACCAATTAAATGCTAATCCGGATGCCCTAGTTGTAATGCCAAGTACTGAATCTACAATCCCAGTTTTAAAAAGATATCAAGAGAAAGATATCCCGGTGCTCCTCATAGATACCGACTTAGATTGGGATGGGAAAACGACTTATATTGGCACAGATAATTATACGGCCGGAAGAGAAGCAGGCAAGTATTTAGCATCTCAATTATCAAAAGGAGATGAAATTGCAATTCTTGAAGGAGTATCTGGAACTGCTGTAAGTGAAGATCGAATAAAAGGCGTTAAAGATGTAATGAAAGAGCTTGGCATTAAGGTGGTTATTTCACAGGCGGCAGACTTTGACCGTGTGAAAGCTGTGACTGTTATGGAGAATATTGTAACAGCGCATCCGAATATAAAAGGTGTGTTTACAGCAAATGACGAAATGGCAATGGGTGCTTTAAAGACCATAGAATCTAAAAAAAATAATATTGTCATAGTCGGAATTGATGGAACATCGGATGCTTTAGAGTCAATTAGCAAAGGTGGGGTAACCGGTACTGTAGAACAAAAACCTTATGATATGGGCTATATCGGTGTTGAAACTGCGTTGAAAGCTATTAACAAAGAGAATGTGGAAAAACGAATTGATAGCGGTGTAGAAATTATCACTATAGAAAATGCTGGCGATAAATCAACTGAAATAAATAAAATATTAGGGAAATAAAATTCCGACATAGTAAAATACGCAACTAAAACATGGTAAAGCGAGTGATAATATTGAAAAAAATAACGATTGGTATTATTGGTGCTGGAAGAATCGGGCGCTTACATGCTAAAAATATTATTCATATTCCGGAGGTAAGAATTAAAACAATCTCCGATCTATTTGCTGATAGTGCAAGAGAGTGGGCAAGCAAAATTGGTATTGAAAATGTAGTAGCAGATTATGAAGAAATTTTAATTGACAGTGAAATTGAAGCCATTTTTATTTGTTCACCAACGGATACACATATCCCAATTATTAAACGAGCCGCTGAGGAAGGAAAACATATTTTTTGCGAAAAACCGATTAGTTTCTCAGTTGAAGATACGGAAATCGCATTAGCAGCAGTAGAAAAGGCAGGCGTTAAGCTGCAGATTGGATTCAATCGCCGGTTTGATCGTAATTTATTGAAAGTTCGAAATACAGTGGAAGATGGCGTAATTGGTGAACCTCATATCGTAAAAATTACTTCTCGTGACCCGGCACCACCGTCGATTGAATACATTGAAAAATCTGGTGGATTATTCTTTGATATGTCAATTCATGATTTTGATATGGCTCGCTATGTGTCAGGAAGCGAAGTTGTAGAGGTTTATGCCAATGGTGGTAATCTAATAGACCCCGAGATAGAGAAGGCAGGAGACATTGATACTGCAGTGATTACTTTGAAGTTTGAAAATGGAGCAATAGGAATTATCGATAATAGCCGTAAAGCTGTTTATGGATATGATCAACGCGTTGAAGTTTTCGGGTCAAAAGGGAGTATAACAGTTGAAAATGATCGTCCAACAAGTGCGGAAATAAGTACAGAAGAAGGTGTGTTTAAAGATAAAGTAAAATACTTCTTCTTAGAACGTTATAAAGATGCGTATATTACTGAAACATATGCATTCATTGATTCGATTTTACACAATAAACCACTTCTTTGTACTGGAAATGATGGTCTACAAGCAGAGAAAATAGCGAAAGCTGCAAAACAATCATTAGTAGAGAGACGACCAGTAAAAATAACTAGTGAAACTTAATGAGAACTTTGAAATATGATCGACTTCCATACCTACCTCTTAATAAAGTACTCGTTTATTAAGGGGGAAATAAAAAATGAATAGGAGTAACTAGGTTGAAAAAGTTATCCGCATATCTAATTTCGACTATTTTAATCGTATTCATGTTAACGGCATGTAGCGAAGGAAGTGATAGGGAATTAGAGAAGAATGGCTCCGATGATACGCTAAAAGAAAAAGAGGTTTATGTTGTCCTAAAAACTCTAAACACAGAATATTTTAAGTTTATTGAGGCTGGGGCAAAAGCAGCATTTGAGGATTTTAATGTTAAAGGTACAGTTATTGCTCCTTCTGAACAAACCAACTTTATGGAACAAATCAATCAACTTGAAGATGTGTTGGGTAAAAATGCAGCAGGACTAGTATTAACGCCGAGTCAGCCGGATACGGTTATTCCTATACTAGAAAAATTTCAAGAGAAGAACATTCCGGTTGCCCTTTTAGACAGTGATGTTGATTGGGAAGATAAACTCACTTTTATTGGAAATGATGATGAGAACTCTGGAAAGTTGGCAGGAGAGAAATTGGCCTCGCAATTAGAAGTAGGAGATGAGGTAGCAATACTTGAAGGGATTTCAGGAACGCCAACAAGTGCAGCGCGAACTAAAGGAGCAAAAGAAGCGCTCGAAGAAGCAGGAATGAAAGTAGTTGCCTCTCAGGCGGCAGACTGGGATCGCTTAAAAGCCACATCTGTTATGGAGGATATATTACAAGCTCATCCGGGAATAAAAGGTGTGATTGGTGTTAACGATGAAATGGCGCTTGGAGCACTAAATGCTAGTAATTCTAAAGGAAAAGAAATTATATCAATAGGGATAGATGGTATTATCGGGGCAGTTGAGTCAATTAGTGAAGGTTCATTGAATGCTTCGGTTGCTGTGAAAACGTATGACATGGGTTATAAAGGTGTAGAAAGTATTGTTAAAGCAATGAATAATGAATCTGTAGAGAAAGAAATTACGACAGAAATAGATGTAATAACAGAAGAAAATGCGAGTGAAATTCTAGAAAATTTAAAGCGCATACTAGGCAAATGATTGTTCAATGAATTATTTAATTATGCATCTAAGGTAAAGCGCTTAACCTATTTTGTGAATGATATTAAAAGAAAACTTAAACCGAGGAGGAAGTTAAAATGACTGTATTACTTAACGAAGAAAAATTAACGGATTTAAAGAAAAAAGCATGTGAGGCAAGGAGTTTAATTATTGAAACGGTTCATCATGCAGGGGCAGGA from Sporosarcina sp. FSL K6-1522 includes the following:
- a CDS encoding alcohol dehydrogenase catalytic domain-containing protein translates to MLAGVFEEIGSLVLEEREDPTLQTELDVKIRVEAASICGTDVHILADPPGHPATAGVVQGHEYIGEIVEIGKDVKNVVIGDRVVVDPTTVCGFCHYCQTGQQNMCENSSSIGIFIDGGWTSYSVVPARNVHKISKEVPAEIAVLAEPLSCVINGSEKVNVQPGDSVVILGAGPMGQIFTQVLKAAGAGRIICVDYSDYRLDYSLKSGATHTVNPKNQDVFQVVIEETGIGADVVIDCVGSLFDQAMTLVRKGGQILLVGMNEHAQPLIKQYDITRNEITVQGTFIQNNDFPKVIKILEANLLNLKELITHKVTLSNIHEGIETMKKGEAIKIIVYPEEK
- a CDS encoding ABC transporter permease, producing MRKWSLKTALNKFGPLFGLLGLSGILAVLSPSFLQMDNLMNIARQSSINALLALGMLLPILTAGIDLSVGSILAVSIVVAGLVSVTWGMPPLIGLIVCLAVGAIAGLINGLLLTKLRLPHPFISTLGTMNVFRGLALILTGASPIFGFSYLMNYAGQESIGLIPISFILVLIVYVIFHIFLTRSSTGRYIYAIGGNKEAARLSGIPVDRVLIIVYTLSGFMAALGGLILIGRTNSASPIAGLTYELDAIAAVIIGGASFLGGVGTVWGTLIGVLIIAVLRNGLNLLGTTSDLQTIVIGAVIVLAVYVDVLRRKKGSK
- a CDS encoding sugar phosphate isomerase/epimerase family protein, which translates into the protein MEYSICSWTFGNAAIDKVMRFVKKTGYDAIEIQASQAIQYSKLITRLSKELDLKVSGLTGDADWPNEHKDLANRNHLERNKAIEYFKKQIQATSLIQGKYLVVCPSAVGKSAQMGQGSEDWNWAIDSVCQLSKMADQVGIELIIEPLNRYESCIVNTADDARRFVKEINHPKVKTLIDTYHMNIEEVDMVSPVQKVIDILSIVHVADSNRRSLGRGQIAFAPFFTELQRLKFKGTIVVECSAPGADPFLAEKDNMDWIYTYAEESLAFLKKSFEDN
- a CDS encoding sugar ABC transporter ATP-binding protein translates to MLLQVKDVSKSFSGVQVLHNINLDVEEGEVHVLLGENGAGKSTIIKILTGAYTKDTGEVWWDGKVLNVTKPKDAIDAGIATIYQELNLIPELSVMENIFLGHEKKKGNKYSLLDRRQMRKDSMVLMERLGQKVDPDELIGSLGVGQQQLVEIAKALSLNARLIIMDEPTSSLSAREAEELLLTIERLQKEGITFIYISHRLEEIKRIGNRITVLRDGANVQTVPVETTSIDQMITLMVGRSLDNKFPKVKFEKGNEGLKVENLKLTPESEPINFTAYQGEILGISGLVGAGRTEVVRAIFGADPKFSGNTYIFGEKTNIRHPKDAIDAGIAFITEDRKEEGLFLDQSLIFNKTIAKLNRVKNKGLISTNAQQKVADNYVQELKIRPNNIHLLARNLSGGNQQKVVIAKWLFTEAKVFIFDEPTRGIDVGAKVEVYNLINKLVESGVCVIIISSELPEILGISDRILVMHEGAITGDLMRDEADQEKIMKAATGG
- a CDS encoding sugar ABC transporter substrate-binding protein, encoding MKMTKKKMLFLALCSVLLLLAACNNGGEKNSSNGSGELEGDESYKFGFILKTINSEYWKVLMAGANDAAKELGVEVSFLGPQEETQFEQQIKMVEDNVANGIDAIVIAASQPDAMITALSNAHKKDIPVVIADTDVDFEDKVTFIGTKNFDAGKLGGEYLSELLNDGDKVAIIRGPFGSETHEERTKGFQEALEGKNIEFIIQDAESDRVKAVNVMENILTSNPDVKAVFATADEMALGAHTTLKNKNAKHVLLVGFDGTPDGLQAVLKGDMAANVSQNPYQIGYESVYAAYKAKKGEEVEKRIDSGTAVITKENVEEEIGRLNNYINK
- the iolG gene encoding inositol 2-dehydrogenase, whose amino-acid sequence is MKKITIGIIGAGRIGRLHAKNIIHIPEVRIKTISDLFADSAREWASKIGIENVVADYEEILIDSEIEAIFICSPTDTHIPIIKRAAEEGKHIFCEKPISFSVEDTEIALAAVEKAGVKLQIGFNRRFDRNLLKVRNTVEDGVIGEPHIVKITSRDPAPPSIEYIEKSGGLFFDMSIHDFDMARYVSGSEVVEVYANGGNLIDPEIEKAGDIDTAVITLKFENGAIGIIDNSRKAVYGYDQRVEVFGSKGSITVENDRPTSAEISTEEGVFKDKVKYFFLERYKDAYITETYAFIDSILHNKPLLCTGNDGLQAEKIAKAAKQSLVERRPVKITSET
- a CDS encoding sugar ABC transporter substrate-binding protein; the encoded protein is MEKKQLITMLVSCVAVLLFLVGCSKGAAEGNKKDNGTDNSGKPKVAVVLKGINQEYFKLAEAGAKQAFEDFDVDGTFLAAASEVEAEKLINILEDQLNANPDALVVMPSTESTIPVLKRYQEKDIPVLLIDTDLDWDGKTTYIGTDNYTAGREAGKYLASQLSKGDEIAILEGVSGTAVSEDRIKGVKDVMKELGIKVVISQAADFDRVKAVTVMENIVTAHPNIKGVFTANDEMAMGALKTIESKKNNIVIVGIDGTSDALESISKGGVTGTVEQKPYDMGYIGVETALKAINKENVEKRIDSGVEIITIENAGDKSTEINKILGK
- a CDS encoding sugar ABC transporter substrate-binding protein, which produces MKKLSAYLISTILIVFMLTACSEGSDRELEKNGSDDTLKEKEVYVVLKTLNTEYFKFIEAGAKAAFEDFNVKGTVIAPSEQTNFMEQINQLEDVLGKNAAGLVLTPSQPDTVIPILEKFQEKNIPVALLDSDVDWEDKLTFIGNDDENSGKLAGEKLASQLEVGDEVAILEGISGTPTSAARTKGAKEALEEAGMKVVASQAADWDRLKATSVMEDILQAHPGIKGVIGVNDEMALGALNASNSKGKEIISIGIDGIIGAVESISEGSLNASVAVKTYDMGYKGVESIVKAMNNESVEKEITTEIDVITEENASEILENLKRILGK
- a CDS encoding sugar ABC transporter substrate-binding protein codes for the protein MKMIRKKILVLTLCSVLFLFAACNSGEKDNTSETKKSDESYKFGVVLMTLNSEYWKIQMAGAKDAAEELGVEVSFLGPPEETQFEQQVKMVEDHIATGADALIVAASQPDAMVSVLKNAHTKKIPVVIADADVNFDDKVTFIGTENYDAAKLGGEYLDELLNAGDKVAIIRGQSGSKLHDERTKGFQDVLKDKNIEFIVQDAQSDRVKAVNIMENILTSNPDIKAVFATSDEMALGAYTALENKKATDIHLIGFDGTPDGLQAVQEGKMLANVAQNPYQIGYQSVQSAYKAKKGEEVEKRIDSGVLVITKDNVEEEIKKVNGYLNNMP
- a CDS encoding Gfo/Idh/MocA family oxidoreductase → MRDYVRWGILSTARIAQEELLPAFLDAKNAVVTAIASSNERVGSIAEKFGIQKIYSTYEDLLDDEEIDAVYIPLPNHLHREWVEKAAEKGKHILCEKPAALTKKEVEEMVEFCNQRKVIFLEAFMYQFHPQHERVKEIIESGEIGEVKLMRASFSFLLEGTETDIRTQRALGGGSLYDVGCYCLHSIVNITGSEIDEVFVSARIDPKYEVDMSVQGIANLDNGIKAMFDVSLEQVRRHQYEIVGTKGAIAVPRAYAPQLFGDEGLIIVSTAKGEVRQESIVGQQYKLQIEKISKWILSGDDINAEKHYAQKTIYNIQAIEACFRSIEKGTFVKVAAE